From a single Eleginops maclovinus isolate JMC-PN-2008 ecotype Puerto Natales chromosome 20, JC_Emac_rtc_rv5, whole genome shotgun sequence genomic region:
- the nucks1a gene encoding nuclear ubiquitous casein and cyclin-dependent kinase substrate 1a encodes MSRPVRNRKVVNYSQFNESDDADEEYGENKPKKVRAPPREPKHKRSKNSQDDSEESDEKLTKPKNDSADDFGSNEEDNDFAEEEDDEDAGSDYEEKKGKKGKKAKVEKPVKRGPKRKRAADDSDDEKEVSRKRTVRQAASKAVSKQREILLGDGGSEDEEQEDQEEGYNDPDESGSDEDFTVEDDDDSDYGRSKKKGKKVIRRGRPEKKEKKSPKPRLKATVTPSPMKGKGKGRPSTKTVEKSSPKEEEEEEPESPLEEEEEEEAEKKETSPVAKKTKEAEEEEDEEEEDGSEEEAPSGED; translated from the exons ATGTCAAGACCAGTGAG GAACAGGAAAGTGGTGAACTACTCACAATTCAATGAGTCTGATGATGCAG ATGAGGAGTATGGTGAGAATAAGCCTAAGAAGGTGCGTGCCCCCCCACGTGAGCCCAAGCACAAACGCTCAAAGAACTCACAGGATGACAG CGAGGAGTCTGATGAGAAGCTCACTAAACCCAAAAATGACTCAGCAG aTGACTTCGGCAGCAACGAGGAAGACAACGACTtcgcagaggaggaggacgatgaAGACGCGGGAAGTGactatgaagaaaaaaaaggcaaaaagggAAAGAAGGCAAAGGTGGAGAAGCCCGTGAAGAGGGGGCCGAAGAGGAAACGGGCTGCAG ATGACAGCGACGATGAGAAGGAAGTGAGTCGAAAGCGTACAGTGCGCCAGGCGGCCTCCAAGGCGGTGTCCAAACAGAGGGAGATCCTGCTGGGAGACGGGGGCAGCGAGGACGAGGAGCAGGAGGACCAGGAGGAGGGCTACAACGACC CTGACGAGTCCGGCAGCGACGAGGACTTCACGGTGGAGGACGACGATGACAGCGATTACGGTCGCTCCAAGAAGAAGGGCAAGAAGGTGATCCGACGGGGGCGGCCggaaaagaaggagaagaagagccCCAAACCCCGACTAAAGGCCACAG TGACCCCCAGCCCGATGAAAGGAAAGGGTAAGGGGCGCCCCAGCACCAAGACCGTGGAGAAGAGCTCACccaaagaggaggaagaggaggagcccGAGAGCCccctggaggaggaagaagaagaggaggccgAGAAGAAGGAGACTTCCCCCGTCGCCAAGAAGACGAAGGAGgccgaggaggaggaagacgaagaggaggaggacggctCAGAAGAGGAGGCGCCTTCCGGAGAAGACTAG